The Xanthomonas sp. CFBP 8443 genome has a window encoding:
- a CDS encoding phosphotransferase, which yields MSAHQIHGMGLAPAAADWPPLRSDEVDALLRRMALPDAVRALRWHSPRPFSAAAEVDSAVGTLFVKRHHRRLRDAQTLGEEHRFIEHLRARDVPVPALLRTADGASAVEIGDWTYEVQRAAAGEDLYRDTASWQPFAGSAHAQAAGRALARLHRAAADYVAAPRSTALLVANLRLFGSADPLQALQQDLRGRPALAAWLQRRDWRGDLRRHLLPWHAQAWPSLRSPPPPLWTHGDWHASNLLWRDHGTASEVSAVFDFGLADRSFALFDLATAIERNLVPWLELDAGGRAAADLDQLDALLRGYAQVLPLDAAQLRLLAALLPIAHADFALSEIDYFAGITGSDANADIAYHRYLLGHADWFGGEEGQRLLRQLQRHAEAAR from the coding sequence ATGAGCGCGCACCAGATCCACGGCATGGGCCTGGCCCCGGCGGCGGCGGACTGGCCGCCCTTGCGCAGCGACGAGGTGGATGCGCTGTTGCGGCGCATGGCCCTGCCCGACGCGGTGCGCGCCCTGCGCTGGCACAGTCCGCGCCCGTTCTCCGCCGCGGCCGAGGTCGACAGCGCGGTCGGCACCCTGTTCGTCAAGCGCCATCACCGTCGCCTGCGCGACGCGCAAACGCTGGGCGAGGAACACCGCTTCATCGAACACCTGCGCGCGCGCGACGTGCCGGTGCCGGCGCTGCTGCGCACGGCCGACGGCGCCAGCGCGGTGGAAATCGGCGACTGGACCTACGAGGTGCAGCGCGCCGCCGCAGGCGAGGACCTCTACCGCGACACCGCCTCGTGGCAGCCCTTCGCCGGCTCCGCGCATGCGCAGGCCGCCGGGCGCGCCCTCGCGCGCCTGCACCGCGCCGCCGCCGACTACGTCGCCGCGCCGCGCAGCACGGCGCTGCTGGTCGCCAACCTGCGCCTGTTCGGCAGCGCCGATCCGTTGCAGGCGCTGCAGCAGGACCTGCGCGGGCGGCCGGCATTGGCGGCTTGGCTGCAGCGACGCGACTGGCGCGGCGACCTGCGCCGGCACCTGCTGCCCTGGCACGCACAGGCCTGGCCGTCGCTGCGTTCGCCGCCGCCGCCACTGTGGACGCACGGCGACTGGCACGCCTCCAACCTGTTGTGGCGCGACCACGGCACGGCGAGCGAGGTCAGCGCAGTGTTCGATTTCGGCCTGGCCGACCGCAGCTTCGCGCTGTTCGACCTGGCCACCGCGATCGAGCGCAACCTGGTGCCTTGGCTGGAACTGGATGCCGGCGGCCGCGCCGCGGCCGACCTGGACCAACTCGATGCGCTGCTGCGCGGCTACGCGCAGGTGTTGCCGCTGGACGCGGCGCAACTGCGCCTGCTGGCCGCGCTGTTGCCGATCGCGCACGCCGACTTCGCGCTCAGCGAGATCGACTACTTCGCCGGCATCACCGGCTCCGACGCGAACGCCGACATCGCCTACCACCGCTATCTGCTCGGCCATGCCGACTGGTTCGGCGGCGAGGAAGGCCAGCGCCTGCTGCGGCAATTGCAGCGGCACGCCGAGGCGGCGCGATGA
- the bcsA gene encoding UDP-forming cellulose synthase catalytic subunit translates to MSAASASRAGQPMHTLATWSLWALGALLLVFVVAIPMDVPQQLLFSLVVFIAAMLLRRSGSRLAVLVMMSLSLAVSSRYIWWRITQTMGVSSAVDLSLGLGLLLAEVYAFTILVLGYFQVLWPLNRRPVPLPADQNEWPTVDLFIPTYNEPLSVVRSTILAASVMDWPADKLNIYLLDDGRREEFRTFCAQAGIHYLTRTNNFHAKAGNINAALKKSSGEYVAIFDCDHIPTRSFLQVAMGWFLRDRMLAVVQMPHYFFSADPFERNLGNHGKVPNEGELFYGLLQDGNDQWDATFFCGSCAVIKRKPLEEVGGVAVETVTEDAHTALKLHRRGYRSAYITVPQAAGLATESLSGHVAQRIRWARGMAQIARLDNPLFGKGLRLSQRLCYANAMLHFFYGLPRIIYLTAPLAFLFFGAHVIHASALMILAYALPHIMQANLTNLRTQGKFRHLLWNEVYETTLAWYILRPTLVALFNPKLGKFNVTPKGGLVTRSYFDRQIAKPYLFLLVLNLAGLAAGAMRLFYTDATGEAQTIWFNLVWTVYNVLLLGATIATASEMRQVRRSHRVPLDIPATLYLPDGQELACRTVNFSTGGMALKQAEAAPVEPDTLVDVGLSHRNTEKRLPAIVRHDRDGHISVQFRSMSIEQERWLVACTFARADIWVSQWGRHDRDNFWKSMGQVFAASMRGFKRLGQHIGESVRGGFRPARPAGEESAP, encoded by the coding sequence ATGAGCGCTGCGTCCGCATCGCGTGCCGGTCAACCCATGCACACGCTGGCCACCTGGTCGCTGTGGGCGCTGGGCGCCTTGTTGTTGGTGTTCGTGGTCGCCATTCCGATGGACGTGCCGCAACAGCTGCTGTTCTCGCTGGTGGTGTTCATCGCGGCGATGCTGTTGCGCCGCAGCGGCAGCCGGCTGGCGGTGCTGGTGATGATGTCGCTGTCGCTGGCGGTGTCCTCGCGCTACATCTGGTGGCGCATCACCCAGACCATGGGCGTGAGCAGCGCGGTCGACCTCAGCCTCGGCCTGGGCCTGCTGCTGGCCGAGGTGTATGCGTTCACGATCCTGGTGCTGGGCTATTTCCAGGTGCTGTGGCCGCTGAACCGGCGCCCGGTGCCGCTGCCCGCCGACCAGAACGAATGGCCGACGGTGGACCTGTTCATCCCCACCTACAACGAGCCGCTGTCGGTGGTGCGCTCCACCATCCTGGCCGCCAGCGTGATGGACTGGCCGGCGGACAAGCTCAACATCTACCTGCTCGACGACGGCCGCCGCGAGGAGTTCCGCACGTTCTGCGCACAGGCTGGCATCCACTACCTCACCCGCACCAACAACTTCCACGCCAAGGCCGGCAACATCAACGCCGCGCTGAAGAAGTCCAGCGGCGAGTACGTGGCGATCTTCGACTGCGACCACATCCCGACCCGCTCGTTCCTTCAGGTGGCGATGGGCTGGTTCCTGCGCGACCGCATGCTGGCGGTGGTGCAGATGCCGCACTACTTCTTCTCCGCCGACCCGTTCGAGCGCAACCTCGGCAACCACGGCAAGGTGCCCAACGAGGGCGAGCTGTTCTACGGCCTGCTGCAGGACGGCAACGACCAGTGGGACGCCACCTTCTTCTGCGGCTCGTGCGCGGTGATCAAGCGCAAACCGCTGGAGGAAGTGGGCGGGGTGGCGGTGGAAACGGTCACCGAGGACGCGCACACCGCGCTGAAGCTGCACCGGCGCGGCTACCGCAGCGCCTACATCACCGTGCCGCAGGCCGCCGGGCTGGCGACGGAGAGCCTGTCCGGCCACGTCGCACAGCGCATCCGCTGGGCGCGCGGCATGGCGCAGATCGCGCGGCTGGACAATCCGCTGTTCGGCAAGGGCCTGCGCCTGTCGCAGCGGCTGTGCTACGCCAACGCGATGCTGCATTTCTTCTACGGGCTGCCGCGCATCATCTACCTGACCGCGCCGCTGGCCTTCCTGTTCTTCGGCGCGCACGTGATCCACGCCTCGGCGCTGATGATCCTGGCCTACGCGCTGCCGCACATCATGCAGGCCAACCTGACCAACCTGCGCACCCAGGGCAAGTTCCGCCACCTGCTGTGGAACGAGGTCTACGAGACCACGCTGGCCTGGTACATCCTGCGCCCGACGCTGGTGGCGCTGTTCAATCCCAAGCTCGGCAAGTTCAACGTCACCCCCAAGGGCGGTCTGGTCACGCGCAGCTATTTCGACCGGCAGATCGCCAAGCCCTACCTGTTCCTGCTGGTGCTGAACCTGGCCGGCCTGGCGGCCGGGGCGATGCGCCTGTTCTACACCGATGCCACCGGCGAAGCGCAGACGATCTGGTTCAACCTGGTCTGGACCGTCTACAACGTGCTGCTGCTCGGCGCCACCATCGCCACCGCCAGCGAGATGCGCCAGGTGCGCCGCTCGCACCGCGTGCCGCTGGACATCCCGGCCACGCTGTACCTGCCCGACGGCCAGGAGCTGGCCTGCCGCACCGTCAACTTCTCCACCGGCGGCATGGCGTTGAAGCAGGCCGAGGCGGCGCCGGTGGAACCGGACACGCTGGTCGACGTGGGCCTGTCGCACCGCAATACCGAAAAGCGCCTGCCGGCGATCGTGCGCCACGACCGCGACGGGCACATCAGCGTGCAGTTCCGCAGCATGTCGATCGAACAGGAGCGCTGGCTGGTCGCCTGCACCTTCGCCCGTGCCGACATCTGGGTGTCGCAGTGGGGCCGCCACGACCGTGACAACTTCTGGAAGTCGATGGGCCAGGTGTTCGCGGCGAGCATGCGCGGCTTCAAGCGCCTGGGCCAGCACATCGGCGAGAGCGTGCGCGGCGGCTTCCGCCCGGCACGCCCGGCCGGCGAGGAATCCGCGCCGTGA
- the bcsB gene encoding cellulose biosynthesis cyclic di-GMP-binding regulatory protein BcsB, which produces MRLPALAACCLTILSGLALAQEPTLPATAPAAPNTGAALVPATPALGVQERSATLKQLGMDYEVTLRGIQGSAGVAFSTRTDEVVEAATLHLSYSYSPALLPELSHLKVTVNGVTVATLPVTRENAGKLQQTDVPIDPRLVSDYNQLNLQLIGHYTRECEDPDHTSLWANIDPATRLSLSTTPLVLANDLALLPVPFYDKRDTRRLELPFVFPQRPDLATLRSAGIVSSWFGAQAGYRGAVFNVSIGDVPTSGNAVLFATQNTLPAELATAENGLGEIAGPTLAVVTNPRDAAGKLLLVLGRNDNDLQQAATALALGTPFNGAVARIGELKQAQPRKPYDAPNWISSDGPVRFADLVAQTSQLNVTGYHPDLIRVGLQLPPDLFVWQRDGIPVKLRYRYTVPDALNKSALNVSINDAFVTTLPLSGRPYAESLPLQWWHDLKAKGAMPVEQKLLLPTGPFSANSQLRFHFFFDRPQAEACKNTFPDVSGAIDADSSVDLSSFHHYMAMPNLAAFGNAGYPFTRLADLSESTIVVPDEASDQDASNLLTLLGKLGASTGYPALRATLIHAGEVDQHADSDLLVFGSSRSQPLFQRWSAHLPIGDGASGRRFSMSDWVMDKLPGFLSFDARRTDLPTTADVAVKPAPGDVVLMGFESPLKPGRSVVALLAEDPASVGQLFEAWFEPATLKDFQGSVVLLQQGKIRSLAGNQAYYVGHLPLPTWARWYFSQHPLLLGLAVVVLSLLLALAARVVLRRHSAQRLRDGQ; this is translated from the coding sequence ATGCGTCTACCTGCCCTGGCCGCGTGCTGCCTCACTATCCTGTCCGGCCTGGCGCTGGCGCAGGAGCCGACGCTTCCGGCCACCGCGCCGGCAGCGCCCAATACTGGCGCCGCGCTGGTGCCGGCCACGCCGGCGCTGGGCGTGCAGGAGCGTTCGGCGACGCTCAAGCAGCTCGGCATGGACTACGAGGTCACCCTGCGCGGCATCCAGGGCAGCGCAGGCGTGGCGTTCAGCACGCGCACCGACGAGGTGGTCGAGGCGGCGACGCTGCACCTGAGCTACAGCTACTCGCCGGCGCTGCTGCCGGAGCTGTCGCACCTGAAGGTCACCGTCAACGGCGTCACCGTGGCGACCTTGCCGGTGACCCGCGAGAACGCCGGCAAGCTGCAGCAGACCGACGTGCCGATCGATCCGCGCCTGGTCAGCGACTACAACCAGCTCAACCTGCAATTGATCGGGCACTACACGCGCGAATGCGAGGACCCCGACCACACCAGCCTGTGGGCGAACATCGACCCGGCCACGCGGCTGTCGCTGAGCACCACGCCGCTGGTGCTGGCCAACGACCTGGCGCTGCTGCCGGTGCCGTTCTACGACAAGCGCGACACGCGCCGCCTGGAATTGCCGTTCGTGTTCCCGCAGCGCCCGGACCTGGCCACGCTGCGCAGCGCCGGCATCGTGTCCTCGTGGTTCGGTGCGCAGGCCGGCTACCGCGGCGCGGTGTTCAACGTCTCCATCGGCGACGTGCCGACTAGCGGCAACGCGGTGCTGTTCGCCACCCAGAACACGCTGCCGGCGGAACTGGCGACCGCCGAGAACGGCCTGGGCGAGATCGCCGGTCCGACCCTGGCGGTGGTGACCAACCCGCGCGATGCGGCCGGCAAGCTGCTGCTTGTGCTCGGCCGCAACGACAACGACCTGCAGCAGGCGGCCACCGCGCTGGCCCTGGGCACGCCGTTCAACGGCGCCGTGGCCAGGATCGGCGAACTCAAGCAGGCGCAGCCGCGCAAGCCCTACGATGCGCCGAACTGGATTTCCAGCGACGGCCCGGTGCGCTTCGCCGACCTGGTGGCGCAGACTTCGCAGCTCAACGTCACCGGTTATCACCCGGACCTGATCCGGGTCGGCCTGCAGCTGCCGCCGGACCTGTTCGTGTGGCAGCGTGACGGCATTCCGGTCAAGCTGCGTTACCGCTACACGGTGCCGGATGCGCTGAACAAGTCCGCGCTCAACGTCAGCATCAACGACGCCTTCGTCACCACGCTGCCGCTGAGCGGGCGTCCGTATGCCGAATCGCTGCCGCTGCAGTGGTGGCACGACCTCAAGGCCAAGGGCGCGATGCCGGTGGAGCAGAAGCTGCTGCTGCCGACCGGGCCGTTCTCGGCCAACAGCCAGCTGCGCTTCCACTTCTTCTTCGACCGGCCGCAGGCCGAGGCGTGCAAGAACACCTTCCCCGACGTGTCCGGCGCGATCGACGCCGATTCGAGCGTGGACCTGAGTTCGTTCCACCACTACATGGCGATGCCGAACCTGGCCGCGTTCGGCAATGCCGGCTATCCGTTCACGCGCCTGGCCGACCTGTCCGAATCCACCATCGTGGTGCCGGACGAGGCCAGCGACCAGGACGCCTCCAACCTGCTGACCCTGCTCGGCAAGCTCGGCGCATCCACCGGCTATCCGGCGCTGCGCGCCACGCTGATCCATGCCGGCGAGGTGGACCAGCACGCCGACAGCGATCTGCTGGTATTCGGTTCCTCGCGCTCGCAGCCGCTGTTCCAGCGCTGGAGCGCGCATCTGCCGATCGGCGACGGCGCCAGCGGCCGGCGCTTCTCGATGAGCGATTGGGTGATGGACAAGCTGCCCGGCTTCCTGTCCTTCGACGCGCGCCGCACCGACCTGCCGACCACCGCCGACGTGGCGGTGAAGCCGGCGCCGGGCGACGTGGTGCTGATGGGCTTCGAATCGCCGCTCAAGCCCGGGCGCAGCGTGGTCGCGTTGCTGGCCGAGGACCCGGCCAGCGTCGGCCAGTTGTTCGAGGCCTGGTTCGAGCCGGCCACGCTGAAGGACTTCCAGGGCAGCGTGGTGCTGTTGCAGCAGGGCAAGATCCGCAGCCTGGCCGGCAACCAGGCCTACTACGTGGGCCACCTGCCGCTGCCGACCTGGGCGCGCTGGTACTTCTCGCAGCATCCGCTGCTGCTCGGCCTGGCGGTGGTGGTGCTGAGCCTGCTGCTGGCGCTGGCCGCACGCGTTGTGCTGCGCCGGCACTCGGCGCAACGGTTGCGGGACGGGCAATGA
- the bcsD gene encoding cellulose biosynthesis protein BcsD — MSPSEPHAHFRTQACSRQWRGFLRALAQEFAAELAAEDMALLMARIGRRFAGEHPIGACATLDEIQAAANRVWERVEWGYVRFEEQADRVDLHHVGSPLQIALAGETAGADGFLEGVYHAWFEQAGMSAGLGVRAVPVDDEDVRRFVLCRVA, encoded by the coding sequence ATGAGTCCTTCCGAGCCACACGCGCATTTCCGTACCCAGGCCTGTTCCCGGCAGTGGCGCGGCTTCCTGCGTGCCTTGGCCCAGGAGTTCGCGGCGGAGCTGGCGGCGGAAGACATGGCGCTGCTGATGGCGCGGATCGGCCGCCGTTTCGCCGGCGAGCACCCGATCGGGGCCTGCGCGACGCTGGACGAGATCCAGGCCGCGGCCAACCGGGTCTGGGAGCGGGTGGAGTGGGGGTATGTGCGCTTCGAGGAGCAGGCCGACCGGGTCGACCTGCACCACGTGGGCTCGCCGTTGCAGATCGCCCTGGCCGGGGAGACGGCCGGGGCGGATGGGTTCCTGGAAGGGGTGTATCACGCCTGGTTCGAGCAGGCCGGCATGTCGGCGGGCCTGGGGGTCCGCGCGGTGCCGGTCGACGACGAGGATGTCCGCCGTTTCGTGTTGTGCCGGGTCGCCTGA
- the pncB gene encoding nicotinate phosphoribosyltransferase has protein sequence MIIDSLLDTDLYKFTMMQAVLHQHPGAQVEYRFKCRTPGIDLAQFLEQISAEIDALCALRFRAEELDYLRGLRFIKPDFADFLALFHLDRKYLQLRASATVPGEIELRIRGPWLHTILFEVPLLAIVNEVWFRNTGGDDHDEGLRRLQAKIALLRDSSGYGGCAIADYGTRRRYSRAWHGELLPVLQQTLGAQFVGTSNVYFAWRYGLTPLGTMAHEYLQAFQALGPRLRDSQAAALESWAREYRGDLGIALSDVVGLEAFLRDFDLYFCKLFDGMRHDSGDPFEWGERMLAHLQQHRVDPRSKILVFSDGLDIDKVMRLYAHFRDRCLLAFGVGTHLTNDLGPKPLQIVIKMVRCNGQPVAKLSDSPGKTLCDDPAYLAYLRQVFDVAADRPE, from the coding sequence ATGATCATCGATTCGCTGCTCGACACCGACCTGTACAAATTCACGATGATGCAGGCGGTGCTGCACCAGCATCCCGGTGCGCAGGTGGAATACCGCTTCAAGTGCCGCACGCCGGGCATCGACCTGGCGCAGTTCCTGGAGCAGATCTCGGCCGAGATCGACGCGCTGTGCGCGCTGCGCTTCCGCGCCGAGGAACTGGACTACCTGCGCGGGCTGCGCTTCATCAAGCCGGACTTCGCCGATTTCCTTGCGCTGTTCCACCTGGACCGCAAGTACCTGCAGCTGCGCGCTTCGGCCACGGTGCCGGGCGAGATCGAACTGCGCATCCGCGGGCCGTGGCTGCACACCATCCTGTTCGAGGTGCCGCTGCTGGCGATCGTCAACGAGGTCTGGTTCCGCAACACCGGCGGCGACGACCACGACGAGGGCCTGCGCCGGTTGCAGGCCAAGATCGCGCTGCTGCGCGACAGCAGCGGCTACGGCGGTTGCGCGATCGCCGACTACGGCACCCGCCGCCGCTATTCGCGGGCCTGGCACGGCGAACTGTTGCCGGTGCTGCAGCAGACCCTGGGCGCGCAGTTCGTCGGCACCAGCAACGTGTACTTCGCCTGGCGCTACGGGCTGACCCCGCTGGGCACGATGGCCCACGAATACCTGCAGGCGTTCCAGGCGCTGGGCCCGCGGCTGCGCGATTCGCAGGCCGCGGCGCTGGAATCGTGGGCGCGCGAGTACCGCGGCGATCTTGGCATCGCCCTGTCCGACGTGGTCGGGCTGGAGGCGTTCCTGCGCGACTTCGACCTGTACTTCTGCAAGTTGTTCGACGGCATGCGCCACGACTCCGGCGATCCGTTCGAATGGGGCGAACGCATGCTGGCGCACCTGCAGCAGCACCGGGTGGACCCGCGCAGCAAGATCCTGGTGTTCAGCGACGGCCTGGACATCGACAAGGTGATGCGGCTGTACGCGCATTTCCGCGACCGCTGCCTGCTCGCCTTCGGCGTCGGCACGCACCTGACCAACGACCTGGGGCCCAAGCCGTTGCAGATCGTGATCAAGATGGTCCGCTGCAACGGCCAGCCGGTGGCCAAGCTCAGCGATTCGCCGGGCAAGACCCTGTGCGACGACCCAGCCTACCTGGCCTATCTGCGCCAAGTCTTTGACGTGGCCGCCGATCGTCCAGAGTGA
- a CDS encoding glycosyltransferase family 2 protein, whose translation MSEQQMAVVVVTYESGSTIDACLQRLRAAAQVAQIRVVDNASRDDTLAIVQRHALEDRRVRFIANPDNPGFATACNQGAAASDAPWLAFVNPDLMVETDTLALLRAQVAALGDALLGVEQVDEHGRADAAVRRRDPDFAAMLRHPLAGSRLALAADPAQPLQRVDAISGALMLLPRALFDRIGGWDAGYRLHAEDLDLCRRTRQAGATVAVVNGLRVVHVRGVSSRKRPWFVEWHKHRGLWRYFRKFEAPTRSAPVRAAVWAVIWLHAWVTFARLCWRRPG comes from the coding sequence ATGAGCGAACAGCAGATGGCCGTGGTGGTGGTGACCTACGAGAGCGGCAGCACTATCGACGCCTGCCTGCAGCGGTTGCGCGCGGCGGCGCAGGTCGCGCAGATCCGCGTGGTCGACAACGCCTCGCGCGACGACACCCTGGCGATCGTGCAGCGCCACGCGCTGGAGGACCGGCGCGTGCGCTTCATCGCCAATCCCGACAACCCCGGCTTCGCCACCGCCTGCAACCAGGGCGCGGCGGCCAGCGACGCGCCGTGGCTGGCGTTCGTCAATCCGGATCTGATGGTGGAGACCGATACGCTGGCGCTGTTGCGCGCGCAGGTGGCCGCGCTCGGCGACGCGCTGCTCGGCGTGGAGCAGGTCGACGAGCACGGTCGCGCCGACGCGGCGGTGCGCCGCCGCGATCCGGACTTCGCGGCGATGCTGCGGCATCCGCTGGCCGGTTCGCGGCTGGCGCTGGCGGCCGATCCGGCACAGCCGCTGCAGCGCGTGGACGCGATCTCCGGCGCGCTGATGCTGCTGCCGCGGGCGCTGTTCGACCGCATCGGCGGCTGGGACGCCGGCTACCGGCTGCATGCCGAGGACCTGGACCTGTGCCGCCGCACGCGCCAGGCCGGGGCCACGGTGGCGGTGGTCAATGGCCTGCGCGTCGTGCACGTGCGCGGCGTCTCCAGCCGCAAGCGGCCGTGGTTCGTGGAATGGCACAAGCACCGCGGGCTGTGGCGTTATTTCCGCAAGTTCGAGGCGCCCACGCGCAGCGCGCCGGTACGCGCGGCGGTGTGGGCGGTGATCTGGCTGCACGCCTGGGTGACCTTCGCCAGGTTGTGCTGGCGGCGGCCTGGCTGA
- the bcsZ gene encoding cellulose synthase complex periplasmic endoglucanase BcsZ produces MTPHARQRRHLLGGVLAAGAAALLPPAPAVAAAACTPWREWTGFVAKHIDDGGRVIDFSNADQRSTSEGQSYALFFALVANDQVLFDRLLGWTRHNLSGGRPQQVLPAWLWGRAGDGSWRVLDDNTASDADLWIAYALLEAGRLWKRPGYTQAGMQMLALVRRHELVELPGFGGMLLPAVQGFVKPQRWTLNPSYLPIQLLRRFAAADPKGPWAGLAQRSARLLRDSAPVGFVPDWIAWDGRAFAVDPDKGALGSYDAIRVYLWAGMLDAGEPLRKALLEDLSGPLQQLQAQGHFSEKIDTRLGVGSGAAPAGFAAALLPYLSALRQPVLLKAQAQQIPAPGDAAAAKLPYYDRVLVLFGRGWLDNRYRFSADGLLQPAWRTQCSA; encoded by the coding sequence ATGACCCCGCACGCGCGACAGCGCCGCCATCTGCTTGGCGGCGTGCTCGCCGCGGGCGCTGCCGCGCTGCTGCCGCCGGCGCCGGCCGTGGCCGCGGCGGCTTGCACGCCGTGGCGCGAGTGGACCGGCTTCGTCGCCAAGCACATCGACGACGGCGGGCGGGTGATCGATTTCAGCAATGCCGACCAGCGCAGCACCTCCGAAGGCCAGTCCTACGCGCTGTTCTTCGCGCTGGTTGCCAACGACCAGGTGCTGTTCGACCGGCTGCTCGGCTGGACCCGGCACAACCTCAGCGGCGGCCGTCCGCAGCAGGTGTTGCCGGCCTGGCTGTGGGGCCGCGCCGGCGACGGCAGCTGGCGCGTGCTCGACGACAACACCGCCAGCGATGCCGACCTGTGGATCGCCTACGCGCTGCTGGAAGCGGGGCGGCTGTGGAAGCGCCCCGGCTACACCCAGGCCGGCATGCAGATGCTGGCGCTGGTGCGGCGCCACGAACTGGTCGAGTTGCCCGGCTTCGGCGGCATGCTGCTGCCGGCGGTGCAGGGCTTCGTCAAGCCGCAGCGCTGGACGCTCAATCCCAGCTACCTGCCGATCCAGCTGCTGCGCCGCTTCGCCGCCGCCGATCCGAAGGGGCCGTGGGCCGGGCTGGCGCAGCGCAGCGCGCGGCTGCTGCGCGACAGCGCGCCGGTCGGTTTCGTCCCGGACTGGATCGCCTGGGACGGCCGCGCGTTCGCGGTCGATCCGGACAAGGGCGCGCTGGGCAGCTACGACGCGATCCGCGTGTACCTGTGGGCCGGCATGCTCGATGCCGGCGAGCCGTTGCGCAAGGCGCTGCTCGAGGACCTGTCCGGTCCGTTGCAGCAGTTGCAGGCGCAGGGCCACTTCAGCGAGAAGATCGACACCCGCCTGGGCGTGGGCAGCGGCGCCGCGCCCGCCGGCTTCGCCGCCGCGCTGCTGCCGTACCTGAGCGCGCTGCGCCAGCCGGTGCTGCTGAAGGCGCAGGCGCAACAGATTCCCGCGCCCGGCGATGCCGCCGCGGCCAAGCTTCCCTATTACGACCGGGTGCTGGTCCTGTTCGGACGCGGCTGGCTCGACAACCGCTATCGCTTTTCCGCAGACGGCCTGCTGCAGCCCGCCTGGAGAACCCAATGTTCCGCATGA